In Leptolyngbya sp. NIES-2104, the genomic window ACTGCGAATCTCATCGAGAAGCTGACGGTTACTCGAACCTTTTGAATACACTCGTTGCGTTCGCTCACTTAACCATTGGCGCTCCTCAGCAGTCAAATCTTTTGCCGTGAGAACAATGACAGGCAGCGATCGCCATTCAGGATGCTGGCGCAGTTCGCGAATGAACTCAAAGCCATCCATTTCCGGCATCATCAAATCGGATAAAATCACGCTCGGTTTCTCGCTTTGCATGACTTCTAAAGCTTTGCGCCCATTCTCTGCCTCTAAGACCTGCCAGCCTGCTTTCGTCAGTTGGCGATTGATCATGTCTCGGTTTTCGGCGTTGTCTTCTACCACCAAAACAGAAGTTGAAGCAGCGGTTGCACAGTATGGCTCTAGTAGAGTGATTAAGCGATCGTAGTCTACAGGTTTAAGTAAGTAATCCACGGCTCCCAAAGCTGATCCCAGGGCTTGATCTTCTTCGATCGTGACAATGACAACCGGAATTTTCATCAGTTCAGGTTCAGACTTGAGCAGGCTCAAAACCTCCCATCCGCTCATTTCAGGCATTCTAATATCGAGCAAAATCACATCGGGAGTCTGCTGTTTCGCAAGCTTAACGCCCTCTTGCCCTCCGAGCGCTGCAATGACGTGATAGCCTTCGCGACCGAGAAAACGCTGCATCAGATCATGAACAGCAGGATCATCGTCAATCACAAGAATCGTTCCACCATCGCCCATGACTTCACGCTTGACGGTTGACTGAGGAATCTCTGGTGCAGCTTTCTCGGTTTGAGCCATTTCTGCTGGGAGCCGCATCTTAAAGGTTGTGCCTTCTCCTGCTGCACTCTCGACGTGAATCTCTCCACCCAAAAGTTTGCAGAATTGCTGTGTGATCACCAGCCCCAATCCCGTTCCGCCATATTTGCGCGTCGTTGAAATATCAGCTTGAGTAAACGCCTGAAACAGTTTAGCTTGCTGCTCCGGAGTCATCCCAATGCCAGTATCACTTACTGCAAAAGTAATCCAATCTGGCTCTGGACGCTCTACGGTGAGCGTAACTGTACCATGTTCGGTAAATTTGCTTGCGTTACTAAGTAGGTTAAATAAACTCTGTCGAAGCTTTGTGATATCCGATCGCATTGTTCCAATGTCAGATGGACAATTCACCACGAGTTGATTCTGATTCTTGACGATTAAGGGATGGATTGTATCGGTGATCTCCTGCATTAATGGCGCGATCGCAAATGTTTCTAGAAACAGTTCAACCTTGCCCGCTTCAACTTTTGAGAGATCTAAGATATTGTTAATCAACCCTAAAAGATGTTTGCCCGCGCCATGAATCTTTCGCACATCGGGAATCAAGCTTGGCACTTTCAAATCGTTGATCTCTTCGACCAAAATCTCGCTGTAGCCGATGATTGCATTTAAAGGAGTGCGAAGCTCATGACTCATATTCGCGAGAAACTTGCTCTTTGTTGCATTCGCTTCTTCAGCTTGAGCTTTCGCCTGTTGTGCTGTTTTCATGCTGTCAGCCAGTTGAGCGGTTCTCTGTTCAACGGCTTGACTGAGCGTTTGCTCTCGTCGAGCGACTTCTAGCGCCATGTGTTGAAATGATCGCGCCAGTTGTCCCGGTTCATCCGCTCGACGCGCAACCTTGGCAATCTTGGGAGAGTTGAATTCGCTCACTTGCTCTGCGGTGATAGTATCTGTCGTCAGATTGCGAGCGATCGTGGTGAGTTGATTGAGCGGAGAGATGACTCTTCGCTTCAGCAATCGATTAATTAAGAGCACCACGATCGCAAAAATCGAAGCAAAAATGCCCATCGTCAGCCCTAAATACTGATGCCCGCGATCAAACACCTGATCCGACGGCACATAGATCGTCTGAGCCGCAACAATGTCGTTGAGTTGCCATCCAAAGCCTCCTTGATCTCCAAAGGTCGCTAACTGACTCTTGGGCGCTTTGTCGGGAGTCGAATGGCACTGCAAACAACTGTCCTTCTTAACTGCCAAAGGGCGAGCCGTAAAAAACAAGTTAACGCCATCCATCGTCCGATAGCCAGATATCTTGTTGAGATCCGGCTGTTGACGGAACTGCTCCACGAGCTTGGCTTCAAACTCATCCGCTTTATCTTTAGGATTGGTGGGATTGAGCGTTGCTTCCCGGTAGACGTAATTCTGGTGTTCGGGTTGGCTGCGAAAATTCTTAAATACGGTGAGCGCAGAGTAGGCAGGAACGGTTTCACTGATGAACTTGGGCGAAGCTTCTAGTTGCGGCTTCAGCAGCGGCGCAACGTTCTCACTCGTGTAAGTCCTTACTGCATTCATGGTTTGGGTGAGCAGTTCCGCTTTAGTTGAAATCTCATCCTCAGCTTTTCGTTGCATCGCGTGGGATAACGTAATCCCACTCAAGATAATTCCACCTAGAAAAATGAGCGTGAGCAGCAGCGTAAACTGCGTCCCCAATCGAAGCTGTTTGAGCATTTCCACTCCTCACTAGAGCACGATTGCAACTGAATGCAAATTATTCTGTTCTCTGAAATAATGTTGTCTGGACGGTAGCAGTCTGAATTGCGTCGGAGAGTCGGTTGCAAAGGTGAGTAAAAAGTCTACTCAGTTGATCAATATAGGAGAAGACTTAAGGTGTTGTCAAATTTGATAGATGACAAATTACTAAGTCAAGAGATCGTTGTGCTTGTCGGTTACATCTATGACAGACTACGATGCGATCGCGCTTTCAAAAAGGCTCTAAAAGGTACGTACTCTAACCTGTGTAATCTAGACAAGATGCGGTTAGATGCCCCCAGTCGGATTTTCGCAAACAATGCCTTTGGTGCTGATTGCTTTAATCTTTTCTTTAGCACGATCGACTTTCCAAGCGTGATAGATTTTAGTTCGATATTGCGTGTTAGTTGCTTCTGCGATCGCCATTAAATTCTCATTGCGTTTTCCGTTCTGAAAACAGAAGTGATTGCCCATGAAAACTTGTGTTTTCGAGAGCGTGGGTAATTCTACAACATCGACAACGAGAGCGTTTAGTTTTCCGGTTGCAGGATCATGCCCTAACGATCGATTCAGCCACACCATGCCTTTATGACTGTCGCTGACCTGACTCACCGTATAGCTAAAGTCGCCATTCTCCTGTAACCCCAGCACCCAACCGTTTCGACCTTGTAATCCGCTCGGCAAATCCAGATATTTCAGTCCAATGTACGAGCGGCTCGGCGTTTGAAGGGACGCAGATTGAGTCCATCCTGGCAGCGTTGCACTCCATACTGCAACTGTAATTAATGAAAACAAAGATAAACGTTGCATTGTTCAAATCTCCAATTAAGTTAGCAAGGTTACTTAGATTGTTTTGCGGGCGAGAATGCAGGGTTATGCAAGTTTGGCTGATGATCAACGAATCCTATCAAGTGACAGCGATACTTGCGGGTTGACAGTAACTCTATAATGTTTGTCTATTCAAACCTGTTTGCTTTTAGATGTAGAGATCAGGGGATATTGCTTTATGCCTGCTACTGCTACCAGTCTTGACCTAGGACAAAACTTGATTCTAAGGAATCTACTGACCGGAGAGAATGCCATCCGGCGACTGAATGGGACTTCCCTAACTGTTGAAAAATATACGACAGCAGTACCTGATCTCAATTGGCAACTCGTCGGCGCGGGTGACTTCAACTCCGATAACAACTCCGACTTGGTATGGCGTAATCAAGCAACCGGGCAGAATGTGATCTGGCTGATGAATGGAACATCGCTCTCAAGCGGCGTGTCGATCGACTCGGTTCCGGATTTAAGTTGGCGAATTGCAGGAGTCGGTGATTTCAACCGCGATGGAAACTCTGACTTAGTATGGCGCAATACAGCATCCGGGCAGAATGCGATCTGGCTGATGAACGGCACCACTGTGACAACGGGCAGCTTTATCGAGCCGTTGCCCGATGGGAACTGGCAGATTTCGGGAACGGGTGACTTCAACCGCGATGGAAACTCTGACTTGGTGTGGAGGCATACAGCATCCGGGCAGAATGTGATTTGGCTGATGAACGGCACCACCGTGACAACGGGCGTGTTGACCCACCAGGTACAAGACCCGAACTGGCGAATTCAAGCCGTGGGGGATTTCAACAACGATAGCAACTCCGACCTGGTATGGCGCAACACAGCGACCCATCAAGCGGTGATCTGGCTGATGAGTGGCACCGATGTGGCAACCACAGTTTTTACCTCTGTGCCAGAGACGAACTGGCAAATTGTCGGAAGCGGTAATTTTCCCCTGCTTGCTCTGGCAGCCAATTACGCTGCGGGAAGGTTTCCGTCTGGTGTCGATGTTGCCGATTTTAATGGCGATGGCAAGCTAGATCTAGCAGTGACCAATGATAACGTTTCGGTGTTGCTGGGGAATGGGAATGGCACCTTTCAAACCGCCGTTAATTATGCAGTCGGGAGGAGTCCAAAGAGCATCAGTGCGAGCGATTTTAATGGCGATGGCAAACCAGACCTGGCAGTGACGAATGTAAGTTCTAACACTGTTTCGGTGTTGCTAGGGAACGGGAATGGTACCTTTCAAACCGCCGTTGATTACACAGCCGGAACTACTCCATACGGTATCAGTGCGGGCGATTTTAATGGGGATGGCAAACCAGATCTGGCAGTGACGAATAATAATTTCTCTGGCACTGTTTCGGTGTTGCTGGGGAATGGGAATGGCACCTTTCAAACCGCCATTAATTACACAGTCGGAAGGAGTCCATTCTTTATCAGTGCAGGCGATTTTAACGGGGACATTCAACTTGATTTGGTCGTGACGAACCTTAATGACGGTACGCTTTCGGTGTTGCTGAACCAGGCATAAAGCCATCAGCGAGGCGGCGATCGTTAAGCGCTGGATATTACTGTTTGAGATCAATTTCCAGAAGCGGGGATGGTAAATAAGCGATCGCCATCCCCACTGATGCGTGACAACTCACCTACGGGCAGGCAGGCACATTGGCAATAAAGTTAAAGCCTCTTGGAGAAAATAGGCTCGCTGGTGCCGCAAAGGTGTTGTTAGTAAAAAATACCTGAGCGGGAGTTCCCACTAAGGAAAAGGTATGGGCGGGAGCATTTGCCCTTAGGGGGTGACAACGCAGCTGAACCGTAGAGAAGATGCCGGATAGCAGTATCGAGAGACAGAAAAAATGAGGTGATTCCAATTGTTTCACCTCATCGATCTAAAATATGTTGCCCTCATTCTATCAAACCTGTTTACAATCGCAATTAACCCAGACGCAATTTGTGACGCTAGAAATCTTGGTCGAACTGTTGCACAAAGAGCGCAGAATTACGATTGAACGCTTAGCCACTCTATTTCCGCAACCGATTCTATTTGAGAGCAGACGACGAAACATTCAACGATTCTTGAGCTTGCCGCAACTGACTCCGCAAGCGATCTGGTTTCCGATTGTCAAGCAGTGGGTCAAGCGACATCATCCCCGGAGCAAACCACTTCATCTGGTGATTGACCGTACCCAATGGCAAGACCATAACTTGATCATGGTGAGTCTTGTGTACAATAAGCGAGCGATTCCATTGCACTGGATGTGGCTGAACAAGCAAGGACAGAGTTCACTTGTTGAACAACGAAGAGTGTTACGCCCTGTGTTTCATCTGTTGAAAAAGCATCGCTTCATTCTGCTCGGAGACCGTGAGTTTCACAGCATTGAACTGGCGGCTTGGTGTGTAGAAAAGCGAGTCAAATTCGTGTTCCGTTTACCGAAGAGTACGACCGTCAAACCAGACGACAGCAGCAGGTTTACGCGCCTTGATGACTTGCCGCAAACGCCCGGAATCACCGAGCAATATCTGCAAATTCAAGTGACGCAAAATCGCGGGTTCGGCAAGCACAATTTAGTCTTGCGCCAAAAGCGTGCCTACCGTCAATCGAGTTCGGATGCTTGGTATCTTCTGACTAATCTCGTCGATGCCGAACAAACGCTCAACGCTTATGCCACTCGCTTCTCGATTGAACCCCTGTTCAAAGACTACAAATCCGGCGGCTATCACCTCGAAGATTGTCATGCCGATTTCGGGCGTTTTACTGCCCTGCTGGTCCTGATTGCCATTGCCTACTCGATCTCGACCCTACAAGGGCGGCGCATTCGCAAAAAACAAGTGCAGCGTTACGTCGCTCGTGTGACTGAGCCAAAGCGGACAACAAAGCGTCACAGTGCTTTCTGGATTGGCTTGTATGGCAAGTTATGGATTGAACCCTTGAATTTGTGGTCAACCTTGGCAGGTCAACTGATGGCACTCAAGCCGCAAAAACGCCTTTTCTTTCAGCGAGGTCTCAACGCCATTTCCCTGATTCAGTCTGCTCTCTAGCTTCGTTGTCACCCCTTAAGGCATTTGCCACATTGTCCAGCACCACTTCACTAAAACTGGCGAAGGTATTTCCGGTCAAGTTCAGGCACAGGGTTTGGGAAACACCCGGACTGGGAGTGGTTTGAGCCTGAACAACGCGAGAAAATGAACCTGGGGGAGGAGTTGTACCTAGAGTAAAAGTATTTTGGCGGACATTGGCAGAGAGATCGGGCGTGCCTAAGCCGATCACACTCGCAGTGCTGAGATCAACCCCCAGTAGCCCATTGGCGTTGATGGTATTGCGATCGATCGATACTCTTGCGGTTGTACTGCCCCGCGCCTGTACCTGAACGCCGTTTTGTCCGTTGTTAGCGATCGTATTATTCTGAATCGTGCCCCCCAATCGGGCAGTTGTGGGGTTCGTGGTGGGAATTGCTTGCAATCCTAAGCGAATATCAATGCCTTCATCGCCATTATTGCGAATCGTGTTGTTTTCGATCAGCAGATTATTCACCACCGCATCTTGTCCTAAACCAATCGCGATGCCATCTCCCCGCACCGGAGTTGCACCGCCATTATTCTCGATCGTGTTGTTAGAAATGTTGATATTCGCGGTAGCTGCTGGTGTGGTGCCGCTCGCTCTTCCTGTTAAGCCAATCAGAACACCGTCGCTGAAATTGGCACGAATCTGGTTATTGATTAAGTTGAGATCGAGCTGTCCAGCAGAGTTGACGATCGCAATTCCCTGACCGTTAGCGGTGAGCAATTCATCATCTGCTACGCTCTCGATCGTGTTGCTGACCACGTTATTGGTAATCGTTGCCGTCCCGATGTTTTGTAGAAAAATCCCTTGATTATTGGTGCTGTCAATCTGGTTGCGAAGCAGGTTCACTGTGGTCGCTCCATTTCCCAAAATGCCTGTATCTGCCGTGTTGCGAATGAAGTTATCTCGAACTTCAACGCTATTGACATTGGTAAAGGCAACACCAGCACCAGTAGCACTGGCGATCGTAAAGCCCGATAACACCGTGTCGCTTCGCATCGTGACCGTGCCGTTGATCGTTGGAAAGACTCCACTACCAGAGCGAGGAATCTGGAATCCTGGTAATGGCTGACCATTGAGAGTGGCTACCAGAGGTTGAATCGCTCCAGTGGACAGGACTTGAACACGATCGGGAATGGTAAACGCCGGAATGCCAGGATTGCTACCTGCCTGCACATAGACGATCGCATTACCATCCGATCGTGTTGTATCTAACGCCGATTGGACAATGCCGAACGGATTTTCAAAGGTGCCATTGCCGCCGCTAGCTCCGAGCGTTACATGCTGAAAGATATAAGGTTGTCCTGTGGCGGGATTCGTCAGGAATATATTAGAGGTGGTGCTGATATCTTTGATTTCTTGTTGTCGATCGATGGCGATCGCATTGATCCGAACGGGATCGTCTCCCAAGCGAGCTAAGACGGAGGTGGGGTCAGATCGGCGGGAACGACTTGGGGGAAAGCTCAGGGATACACTCGCAATCACATTCGTTCCAAAGATGCCGTCGTGTTGCACTCCCAGCCCCAGCGTCAAATCATTCAGGGGACGAGCTTCCAGGCGACCGCGCACACCAAAGGAAGTCTCTCCAGCAGATAGGTAGTAGAGTCCAGCGTATCCCCGGACATCTCCGCCATTGGGAAACCGCGCCAGCCTGACTCCCACCTCTCCATCAAAACCAGCGACCAGCGCTTCTAGATCGCGGATGATGCGTTGCGATCGCGTTTCCGTCACGAGCAAGAAGTTATTCTGAAACTGTAAATCACTGACTTGAGTGCCTGTATTGAAAGCGCTTTGCCTAACGGTTTGACGCGAATCGCCTAGCGGAATGTAGGCATTCAACCGAGCATCCCAAGTCTCTCCCAGCGTTTCAAAGCCAACCCCTAACTGAGAGAAGACGTTGGAGCCAGTATCGCGATTGTCGTAGGACAGGTAAGTGCCATAAATGCGGTTCGCCGCAGAATTGTAGAACCGATAGCCAAACAAAACATTGCCGCTCAACTTGGCATCATTATCTAGCAGTAGCCGACCGAGCAGATATCCCAGATCCTGTCCTGGAGTCTGATAAAGCGGAATAAAGCCTTGGAAACTGCCAAACCCTTCATATCCCCCACCTGATGTGTTGTATCCGACTCCAGCCCTGGCAGGAACAATCAAATCAGCGGCTTTTGGAGTGGGTGCGGCAGGAGTTGCATCGGTTTGAGCCAGATTAATAAAGGTTAGGGGCTTGAGAACTGGATCAGGCTGGGTAGAACCGGGTTCAGTTGCATAGGCAGTCGTTGAAGCTAGTAGCGCAATCGTTCCTAGCTTTAAAGTCCATCCGATCCGTTTGATTCTTTTCACACTCACACTCCATAAACACGCACAGCTACACACTTCTCATTTATCGAGTAAGTGATTCAGGGCGGTTGCCTTTCTAGGAATCCGCTGCTTACTCGTACCTGCGGGCGATCTTAAAAGTCTATGCACTCCAGGAGAAAAAGATTGCAGTCTTGTTACATAGAAATTAAGTTGAAGCTAGTAGCGCAATCGTTCCTAGCTTTAAAGTCCATCCGATCCGTTTGATTCTTTTCACACTCACACTCCATAAACACGCACAGCTACACACTTCTCATTTATCGAGTAAGTGATTCAGGGCGGTTGCCTTTCTAGGAATCCGCTGCTTACTCGTACCTGCGGGCGATCTTAAAAGTCTATGCACTCCAGGAGAAAAAGATTGCAGTCTTGTTACATAGAAATTAATTTGAGCCTCAATCCTCGATCGCACTGAGCAATTTCTTGCACTTCTCTACTCACTCAGAAAAGATTAAGTTAGAGTTTCAATCACCTGTTGTCGTGCTCATTGCTATGCTTAAATCGCTTCTCAGTCTGTGTTGTATTGCTACCATTCTCGGCTGGCTCAGACTTCCCGCAGTGGCACAAATTACCCCTGATGCTTCACTGGGAACTGAACGAACCACGCTCTCACCCGCCAACATCATTGGGGGAGGAGCACAACGCGGCGCAAACTTATTTCACAGTTTTTCAGACTTTAATATCAGCGACGGACAGCGGATCGACTTTGCGAATCCTACGGGAGTCGATCGCATTTTTGCACGCGTCATTGGAGGAACGCGATCGCAGATTTTCGGCACTTTGGGCGTTCTCGGATCTGCCAATCTGTTTTTAATCAATCCCAATGGCATTTTCTTTGGACCCAATGCACGCCTTGATATCAGTGGCTCATTTGTAGTAAGCACAGCAGACCGTTTAATCTTTGACAATGGTGAATTTAGTGCTACGACTCCACAAGCGCCCCCGTTGCTCACCATTTCTGCACCGATTGGACTTCAATATCGTGGCACCGGAGCGATTGAAGTGCAGGGGGC contains:
- a CDS encoding response regulator; the protein is MLKQLRLGTQFTLLLTLIFLGGIILSGITLSHAMQRKAEDEISTKAELLTQTMNAVRTYTSENVAPLLKPQLEASPKFISETVPAYSALTVFKNFRSQPEHQNYVYREATLNPTNPKDKADEFEAKLVEQFRQQPDLNKISGYRTMDGVNLFFTARPLAVKKDSCLQCHSTPDKAPKSQLATFGDQGGFGWQLNDIVAAQTIYVPSDQVFDRGHQYLGLTMGIFASIFAIVVLLINRLLKRRVISPLNQLTTIARNLTTDTITAEQVSEFNSPKIAKVARRADEPGQLARSFQHMALEVARREQTLSQAVEQRTAQLADSMKTAQQAKAQAEEANATKSKFLANMSHELRTPLNAIIGYSEILVEEINDLKVPSLIPDVRKIHGAGKHLLGLINNILDLSKVEAGKVELFLETFAIAPLMQEITDTIHPLIVKNQNQLVVNCPSDIGTMRSDITKLRQSLFNLLSNASKFTEHGTVTLTVERPEPDWITFAVSDTGIGMTPEQQAKLFQAFTQADISTTRKYGGTGLGLVITQQFCKLLGGEIHVESAAGEGTTFKMRLPAEMAQTEKAAPEIPQSTVKREVMGDGGTILVIDDDPAVHDLMQRFLGREGYHVIAALGGQEGVKLAKQQTPDVILLDIRMPEMSGWEVLSLLKSEPELMKIPVVIVTIEEDQALGSALGAVDYLLKPVDYDRLITLLEPYCATAASTSVLVVEDNAENRDMINRQLTKAGWQVLEAENGRKALEVMQSEKPSVILSDLMMPEMDGFEFIRELRQHPEWRSLPVIVLTAKDLTAEERQWLSERTQRVYSKGSSNRQLLDEIRSLIKKAPRS
- a CDS encoding VCBS repeat-containing protein; amino-acid sequence: MPATATSLDLGQNLILRNLLTGENAIRRLNGTSLTVEKYTTAVPDLNWQLVGAGDFNSDNNSDLVWRNQATGQNVIWLMNGTSLSSGVSIDSVPDLSWRIAGVGDFNRDGNSDLVWRNTASGQNAIWLMNGTTVTTGSFIEPLPDGNWQISGTGDFNRDGNSDLVWRHTASGQNVIWLMNGTTVTTGVLTHQVQDPNWRIQAVGDFNNDSNSDLVWRNTATHQAVIWLMSGTDVATTVFTSVPETNWQIVGSGNFPLLALAANYAAGRFPSGVDVADFNGDGKLDLAVTNDNVSVLLGNGNGTFQTAVNYAVGRSPKSISASDFNGDGKPDLAVTNVSSNTVSVLLGNGNGTFQTAVDYTAGTTPYGISAGDFNGDGKPDLAVTNNNFSGTVSVLLGNGNGTFQTAINYTVGRSPFFISAGDFNGDIQLDLVVTNLNDGTLSVLLNQA
- a CDS encoding IS4 family transposase, whose translation is MLPSFYQTCLQSQLTQTQFVTLEILVELLHKERRITIERLATLFPQPILFESRRRNIQRFLSLPQLTPQAIWFPIVKQWVKRHHPRSKPLHLVIDRTQWQDHNLIMVSLVYNKRAIPLHWMWLNKQGQSSLVEQRRVLRPVFHLLKKHRFILLGDREFHSIELAAWCVEKRVKFVFRLPKSTTVKPDDSSRFTRLDDLPQTPGITEQYLQIQVTQNRGFGKHNLVLRQKRAYRQSSSDAWYLLTNLVDAEQTLNAYATRFSIEPLFKDYKSGGYHLEDCHADFGRFTALLVLIAIAYSISTLQGRRIRKKQVQRYVARVTEPKRTTKRHSAFWIGLYGKLWIEPLNLWSTLAGQLMALKPQKRLFFQRGLNAISLIQSAL
- a CDS encoding right-handed parallel beta-helix repeat-containing protein; translated protein: MKRIKRIGWTLKLGTIALLASTTAYATEPGSTQPDPVLKPLTFINLAQTDATPAAPTPKAADLIVPARAGVGYNTSGGGYEGFGSFQGFIPLYQTPGQDLGYLLGRLLLDNDAKLSGNVLFGYRFYNSAANRIYGTYLSYDNRDTGSNVFSQLGVGFETLGETWDARLNAYIPLGDSRQTVRQSAFNTGTQVSDLQFQNNFLLVTETRSQRIIRDLEALVAGFDGEVGVRLARFPNGGDVRGYAGLYYLSAGETSFGVRGRLEARPLNDLTLGLGVQHDGIFGTNVIASVSLSFPPSRSRRSDPTSVLARLGDDPVRINAIAIDRQQEIKDISTTSNIFLTNPATGQPYIFQHVTLGASGGNGTFENPFGIVQSALDTTRSDGNAIVYVQAGSNPGIPAFTIPDRVQVLSTGAIQPLVATLNGQPLPGFQIPRSGSGVFPTINGTVTMRSDTVLSGFTIASATGAGVAFTNVNSVEVRDNFIRNTADTGILGNGATTVNLLRNQIDSTNNQGIFLQNIGTATITNNVVSNTIESVADDELLTANGQGIAIVNSAGQLDLNLINNQIRANFSDGVLIGLTGRASGTTPAATANINISNNTIENNGGATPVRGDGIAIGLGQDAVVNNLLIENNTIRNNGDEGIDIRLGLQAIPTTNPTTARLGGTIQNNTIANNGQNGVQVQARGSTTARVSIDRNTINANGLLGVDLSTASVIGLGTPDLSANVRQNTFTLGTTPPPGSFSRVVQAQTTPSPGVSQTLCLNLTGNTFASFSEVVLDNVANALRGDNEAREQTESGKWR